The Primulina huaijiensis isolate GDHJ02 chromosome 9, ASM1229523v2, whole genome shotgun sequence genomic interval aaataaattttgtgagacggatatgcGATCtgacatattaaaatattatttttttattgtatatatatgtgtataagATCGACCCGTCTTACAAAAAAAACATGATAATTTAttacactttttttttgttttactaCGCCCTCTCCACAATGAGTAGAtatcttgtaagacggtctcacgaatctttatcagtgagacgggtcaactataccgatattcataataaaaagtaatattcttagcatacaaagtaatactttttcatggatgacccaaataagagattcgtctcacaaaatacgacccgtgagaccgtctcacacaagtttttgccctctagagtaggtctcttgtgagatggtctcacgaaactttatctgtgagacgagtcaaccctaccgatatttacaataaaaagtgatactcttagcataaaaagtgatatttttcatggatgacccaaataagaaatccatatcacaaaatacgacccgtaaaactgtctcacacaagtttttgtctctCTTCTAAtacctatatatatatgtgtgtgtgtgtgtatgtatgtgtgtatgtatatatgtatatattaaaaaatgtcaAACATGTCTTGTTTTAAAATTCTCGAATAaagaagacaaaaatttgtCTTGTTTTAAGAACCTTTGTGCTATGAACTTGTAAACATATGTATCTATTTTACTAGAAATGGAGAGGAGAGTAGTGACTCATATATGAAGGCCTAAAAGGCATTCGACCTGTTAAGGCACAGACTGCACATGTAAGATTTTGCCATTTTAGTTAGTTTTGATGTTCATTTTCTACTTCATTTTCACCCAATCTGCTATTTTCATGTCACAAGGAACTTTCAATTTGACCAATTAGTATATTTAAGGGTGTGAACTATTAAGATGTTTATACATGAGACGATATTTAGGTTAGATATTCATGACGAAGATAGTAACCAATTAAATCTATCTGAAAAACCAATAGCAATTATCTTCATTGGCTCACTAGTTCTTTTGTGAGAATTGATTGTCGAAGATTTGGTTGTTAAATCTTTGTCATATTTGAGTAAATATAAAATAGATATATCTAAttatgaagttcaatctggttccaATCAACACATTTGACGTTCGGGAAAATCAAATTTGCATCCAATATCTAGCTCCAATGATTCAACATCCACTCGATGTaagttcaaaatcaaaatcttaaCTTTGATAAGCTCGAACTTGAAAACGGAACTATGAGACCTTCTAGGCATATTAGTAGGTGGAGAAAACCTTAAAACAAGCAAACAAGTTCCTAAAGCTGCGTTTTAttgttaaatttcaaatttatagaatttaaaagaattcaaatatatttttgttatttgaaaaaataatatcataaacttCAATTCACCTCttatattctataatatttcatgttaataaaaatatatttcaagttCACTCCATATCgatttaatttgaaattcattctattttacattattaacatataaataaataaataagatataaattaaaacttaatatattatttaattaaaattgatgaatttcaaattgatcaCTCAactacaaaagaaaatagatagTTTTGCATCAGTCTCGTTCTacactatttattttttttcaaatcaacAATCCAAAATAAATGGTGAAGAAGCATTGAAGATTGGGCTGCTAcacttttcatgcataattattactgacaaaaatttgtgtgagacggtctcacagatcgtattttgtgagacgaatctcttatttgggtcatccatgaaaaaatattactttttatgctaagagtattatttttttattgtgtatatcggtaggattgaaccgtctcacagataaatattcgtgagaccgtctcacaagagacctactcattattacttaaataaaataattcaaaaattaattaattttctcataaacCCGTACTGAACATTGGTTATTGGACCGtaaaaagttaattaattaaaatttttcgaaactaataatgaattaattaagtGACGCATAATTGAACCATAAAATGGGTTTCATTGGGCAGTGGGAATATGCCTGACACACTGACATCTCTCTCTCTATATCTCATCAGAACCAAAACATTATTGGGCTCAAATCTGTGAAGGCCCAATTCAAATCAAAATGGACCGGGCAGTGATTATAAATCTTGCGGGTGAGTTGCGAATAACTGTtacttcaatttatttatttatttgtttttacgACGATGAAACTCAAACTCTCTATCTTTCTTATTTATTgtataaataattagaaatctCAATATACAAATTTCATACGACAAGCTTGCCCCGACAAAATTTGTTTAGACAATTTTTCAACGACAataaatgtatttaaaaatgaaaataaaacataattgtACACAAAAATTTGAGTGATTTTATATGAGAAACCATAATACCATAATGTaagcaatatataaatatttgaaaacaactTGATATAGACATGTTGCTTGTTTGAATTCATGATATTGAAAGTAGAACTTGGTTTTTGACTAGAAGTAAAGTGAAGTTAACTATATGTTACTGCATCTGCTTCAACTTTCAAATGCAACCTCAATCAACAATTTGAAACAATTCGAagtcttcttcttcatcatctcCGAAAATATTTTGCTActtaaaaattcttattttatttttcaagattcAAGGAAGAACTTCAAACTCCGATCGAGAACATAATTCTAAAGTAAGTTTCTTAATATTATTACGTGATCcgatatttaaatttcaagtttcTTACGCAAATTTCAGAAAacgaaaaacaaattttcaatgcaGATGTATCACGattctgataccaaatgttagatttttttctattaaaaaaaaatcatgtttctacacgtatataaacatgataatcaATATGTGAAAATGAATCGAgtgttacctccggccattgaaaaatttgaaactttTCTGATTTTCCTCCGATTGAAGTCTTCTAAGCACTTCACGCTCTCTGTAGATGATGTATAattttcttatgaggtgtgtgcttagggacctcaaacGCTTGTATATATAGGCGTCTCATACTATCAATGAGTTAATGCGGGAGCACAagattcaaaagaaaaattgttTACGCATCTCAATTTTTATAAAGTTGAGGGTGCGTACTCAAAATTTGTCAAAAGATGTGTGCAATAGCCGTCGTCATTGTTGACAcacgttttttttaattttcctttTGAATGATATGGGTCATTTTTTCTCACACTTTCAAGATAGCCTTCCTATTCTCACGTTCACCCTTTTAGGCATTCGAATTACGACAGAGGCAAGTATTAGCCTTCAGTTGATAGTTACACATTACAAAGTAGTCAAGGGCTGATGTATATAAATTTCAAGAATCTACCAGCTGCATTATTCACGTGTCCAATCAAGAAATGCCTGGTTTGTACAGATCAAGGGGCCGTACTATTTGGAAGGACTCGACTGATGCCATCACCTTTCACGGATAATTAGTTAGGACTCAGAACTGAGCTAGACCTTCTCACGAGGTGTGAATCAAGAAACACCACGATACGAACCCCACGGTCGATTTTCTTCAAGTTAGAATACCTCATCTCTCTCTTCTTTGCTGCCTCTTGCAATGCAACTTTCACTAATCTCCTAGCAATCCCCTAAACCATTTAGAATCCAATGGAATATTAATGATCAGTAGCAGTTGGTTTAAAGGACTAAATTTAGCTTCAGACGGAGAGGAGAAGAATTAAGACTCGATCAATTTCTTTATAAATGAATTCTACGACCTATTTGTCATATGTTCAGCAGTAAAAGTTATCTCTGCTCTCCTATGCGACTGCCAGTGGAGTAAAATGATTGGAAACATGCTGTTTcggtttatttattaatttaagttTCATAGTTCTCATaaactataatttttattatatcacAGCAACCCTAAATTCTGCACCATGTCTAAGGTCGAGTTAAGAGATCGCATTCCTCATCCTCCCTTACACGACGCGAAAATCACGATGCTTGTTATATCAAGTAAGACTTCACAAATATTAATGTTCAAAACAAATGCAAGCACAATTGATAAGCCATACAACTTGCTCGGATCTGTCCAAATTATCCAACAAAATCTAGAGCATGTTGCAGCCACATAGGTTAAATTAGGaactttagaattattttaCTACTACTTTTATCTTTAATGATGTATATAATTAAGGACACTTTCGACATATAAAGATACAATTTGATATTTCACATATGTTCAATGTTTTCTGTtagagtttgtgtctaaattTAATATCAAAACATTGGATGATAAGTAATGCAAGATTAATAAATGATGctaattatcaaataaatgtTAGTGCAATTAATGATCCATTTGTACTCCAATTTATTTAATGCCTTATGTTGGCCTTTTCGGTGGATCATATCtttcttatttaaataagtATTGTTGGTCGTTCATTTGGAGtgaaattttattgatatagacatggggaaaaaaaattatggccTTGGTTCGAAAGACAATGATTCAAAGGAGCTCGTACGCTCGATAAACCGAACTAGCAGAACCATATCGAAACAGCGAAATTCGCGGTTTGTTACTGGTTTGATTTGGATCAATGAGCAATCTTCGGAGATGTGTATTGTGAGGGGACCATTTGTTGCCGATGGTAAAGGGAAAGATCCATTCGAGTACGAGATCAAACAGCGTAAAATGTCTTCATTGGAATGTTATAGTCGTATTTGTTTTGACATGTCAGTGAGAAAGGAATTGAGCAGTGATTATGATCGTTGGTTGCATGGTAGGCTTCATGTGCCATATTCCGTTGTGAAAGGCGGTATCAAATATTTGATGACGTCGGAGAATAAATTGCTTTGTTATGGAGTTGTCGATGGTGTTACGAAATTGCTTGGAAAAAAAGGCTATCAAATGATTAGTTTGCGGGCTCGTATGGAATGGATTGCTAAGTTGATTGACgttcaaaaatcaaatttcttgaACGCACCAGATAAGGAAcaagaaatatttttgttgcAATACTTGGACTTTGTCACGAGGAGAATGAAATTTCATTTGAATTCAGTAAGAAATTCTTTTTCTGAGCATGTTGGACCAAGTGAACCAAGTTTTAATGAACTTTGATTGTGGGAGTTTTATTTTCTGTttagagtaggtatcttgtgagacggtctcacgaatatttatctgtgagatgggtcaaccctaccgatattcaccataaaaagtaatattcttagcatagaaaataatattttttcatggatgacccaaataagagatccgtatcacaaaatacgacccgtgagacagtctcccaattcttcatcagttgaaaactccttcggttggccaggcttctgagtttctcctgctgaaccacctatcaactggataatcagctggactgctcaattgatgtaacagttagactgatttagtTTATGCGATCAGttgggtcttcagtttgcgatgtaaacagctcatgactgatcctagcttctgcacactaaggtagattattagtaacataaaataacaagttttgttaacatcaaaatcaagattgcgaacttgaaaagttccaacaatctccctctttTTGATGgtcacaaaacttgagcagttaagcacaatatattcagttcaagggttagtacattcaaacatcgttaaaagttccccctcaagaactgaattaaagaagttttgaaaaccatttagAGATAGAGGATAAAAGAAAAACTCCCTCTTTAAAACtgaattgaaaacaaaaaaaatttaagaaatcaCTTTTTAGTTgacgaaaaaaaaatttcttctcaacaactgaattttaaaacttattaaacaaaacaattttttttttcagtttgagggtaaaagaaaaactccccctcagaGACTGAATGAAAACCCGTATTTGAAAGATATTTGTCGAATCATTCATTCAGAGGTTATAATCATTCGAGCATCGTAGACAAGAAATCTGAAAATATCCATTCAGTCACAACGAAACACAGCtgaataaacatgatgtttatttaaataaattttcttgtatttaCATTTGAGTACATAAAAGAAAACTTGCTAcaacaatatcatattttaaataacataagATATCAGTCGGTTTATGTGacagaactggatataccaTCAGCTGGTTGTCTTGACTGCTTGAAATGCTTCATCAGTTGTGAATTCAATTTGCTAGAGAAACGAGTTAAACTGCTTTTGAACTTGACCTCTGTGCTTACTCAACTGGTCGAGCAGACACTGACTGGGCTCATGTGGAATTCAGCTGGTGATTAAAtcgaccaacatcccaacatggatgagttttgtctgaagaacagctgacctggtaggcttgcaactgaaatcttgttcagCGAGCAATTTAGCTGTGCATCTTTGCAGATGATTCTCAGTCTGCTGCAGGTTGATTAAAACCCTAAAGCTAAGAATCTAGAGAAGTGGCTACAACGTTAGTTGCAGAACCAATCTTCTCAATTCTTTGCTAAAGAGCGatacataaaaattttcaaatatttttgaaaattgtatgaaatacttttaaataacttttaacagtattttaaagtaaaaaattttaaaacacagttttcttcaaatgttcttcttagaacaaatagctctgataccaactgaaggatcgagtgtgctagtgcatTTGAAGGCATtccgaacactatattctccaatgagatgcaatagctcgtgttcttagaatgttaacaccgatgaattaaatcgagtttggcttaaaaccaagcggaagaaactcgaagtaatccttcgtgaagaagactgttattaaaaaaaattttaacttttgtaaactgaataactgaaaaagagtagattagtttttgcattcatgagttcagttatggtgacaactgaactgacggatactctaactTATCAAaacagtttgaaaacaacagttaatcagttaaatacacaagatatgtttatagatgttcggagacttcaactgctcctacgtcaccccttctacctccacaggtatgatccactagaagactttaatttatataaatacttgtacaaatccactcagctaggacttacactactacctaaactgaactcctagctacgaccgAAGGcatcaccttccagccaacacttctttaataTCTATGTGTCaaatactacatacacaagtttaacgtctttgtgtaagactgtatttgagtggtgttGAGACTGTTTGTGtatgagaactgaacaaggatgttctcacacactgagcaAGATAAGCTTCTACACTAAGCTGATAAtacgttgaagtgtccctctgggctgattgcttctgaaagctgatttgcaatgtgcgtgccctttcttttctctcttgtttgtGTTGAAGCTTCGTATATCTGTatattgagtcttcactgatcttctttTTATATAGACgggaaaactgatcgtacaatgagactcaattattgtatctgttgtatcttgaattcgtttcttggattttgtgtctcgacttttcgactgcccttctgaaacgttttgtctttaatgctctgatgcaacgtccctttattgtcctttgactgaaCAATAGAtttgtacctttgtgtatagctggaatccactagaaagagtttgtcttcatctacaactgaaatattctgactgatgcttcgaaCTAGTCAGCtaaactgatcttcagttgggctggtgaaatcagttgactcgttagttgaactgattttattctcgttcagttgaattgatcagctgggtttcttcatcagttgaacactccttcgactggccaggcttctgagtttctcctgctgaaccacctatcaactggacaatcagttagactgctcaattgacgtaacagttagactgattcagtttgtgcgatcagttgggtcttcagtttgcgatgtaaacagctcgtgactgatcctagcttctgcacactaaagtagattattagtaacacaaaataacaagttttgttaacatagaaatcaagattgcgaattTGAAAAGTTCCAAAAAATTGGTCAGCGGTTGAAACTAAATTGGTCAACATCTCAATCTGGTGTGCTGAAACCAGCCTTGCTGATTTTAGTTTGTGCAAAATCAGtagcttcatcgtcatttattaGCATCTTAAgattcgattcagactttgacttctgaagatgattcgtagatcattgtcttatctttccaactcatactgaatcgcttcattccaataattgagctgagagatatgatcaaaataccACAATTGCTCATATCCAAATGATTGCTGTTTTCGAGCAATCAGTTATGTCATTCAGCTAACGGTTTGgcctagataacatccgattttgtccaactgacgtgaaatacgaattgtttcaaattgagttttttgACTGGTCAATTGttggattgtcatttgaattatCCAgatgagagatatcatcaaaacatcGAAACTCGCTagaaattcagtttggctaAACTCAATTTCACTTTCCTTCTCGTGTTAATAACTtaacacttgagtaaatatgttagaaacataataaaaaattttgttaacatcaaaatcaagattgcaaacatgaaatgttccaacattaTTTTTACTTCACAAATTGTACTATCAAAAGTCACTCAattttaacttcaaattatatttttacatcctcaaattatttaatttgagtATTGTATAGTAAAAAACAGGTATatgtggtaaaaaaaaaaacaattatatttGTTGGGGAAAAATTACAAGTGTATGGTGAAAAACAAGTATATTTGTTGGgaagatttttatttaataaatataatttaataataaaaaggtaaaaaaataaagtttatgtAGAGAGTTAAAATATATTTGTCTCCTAGTCAGataataaatcaaaaaattaTCTTGTAAGTATTGAATTTAAAGTGAAACATATataatgagggattttaattaatttataattaatttttattaatttttttccacgtgtttcttattaattaattcagTAAAAAAGAGTGAAAACATAACTGTTTTACTAAAATGCCCCGCACCCATTTATCGGCCTTGGCCAAGCAGACCTACTAGTTTTTTTACAGCTTGCTTGGAGGAGACGACCCCCAAATCACTGAGCCAACAATTTTGGGTTTTAACCTGATTTTCAGAAAGTAGTTGAATCCGAGGTACAGATTCTTCTTATCTTCTTCGACGGATGCATATTTGAACCAAAcctgactttttttttcttgaaattattaattttttccaaTGGCATGCAGAAATTTAATGCAATTGAAACCCTTGATTCACCCTTTGTTACAGATTAAAGCTCACCTCGAAAGCtactttttcttttaattttactttGAATCTGATCTGCATCAATTAATCTAAACAAACCGTGGGctaattttgggtttatttctCCGATTCGAAGGAAATGACTGAAGATATCGAGATGAAGGAGCAGCGGCCCACCTCTTCAAACTCAGTTGTCACCAGTTCTCCCTCACCTCTCCAGCGTATGTCTTTATTTCTGTGAAAATGCttgattttttgttgttgtttgtAATGGATATTTACTGAATCACACCGTATTTGGAGCTTAAACTTTGTTGAATTAAACAAGAAGAGTGAGTTTCATTGTGTTTCTTTTTATCCCCTTTGGTTTTAAAGTATTATAGTAAAGTGGAAACGGTTTGTGCCAAAAGCGCTCCAGCTTAACATCTAAGGTGTAGACATGTAAATTCATAGAACATCATAAGAGAAGGGGATTAAAAACCCAGCTTAATAAAATGTGGAGTTTTGCACTCCTAGGGACTACTTTCCTTTGAGCTGCTTCTAGGAATGGAAAGACTTGCCTTTGCCCTTTGCTCCATCAATAAATTACTCTCCTGGTGTTCACTCTAGAACATTAGGGCAATGTATACTCGAGGATGAAAATAAGAGAATCCTTCCCTTGCCTTCCCAATGAAAGAAAAGAGCCAAGAAATCACCGTTATTTCAGTGGATTATTCTAATTAAGCTCACTTTGGTTGGAAACCTTAGCTTTACTTCATTCTTTCAAATAAGAAACATAATTCATTCTAGTTTGTGTTTTAAGCTTTAACTATCACTTCTACATCTTAGCTTGAAGATGTAAGTTGGTCTTGAATCTTTTATCCGACTTCGGTGCTAAGCTGAAAGCCTGAAACCATTTCTCCCTAAAGCTCAAGTTCACGGGAGCCAACACAATCATTAGTTTTATACTTAAACAGCACTCAACTACACTTAGAGAgcttgttgaaaattatatcttaatttttaaatgagttagcttctttcttttctttttttttttttcccttttttctgGCCTGTTCTTCTAGATTTGAAGGATATAGCATCTTTGGTTGAGACTGGGGCATACACCCGGGAGGTTCGAAGAATTGCAAGGGCTATTCGATTGACAATTCAGCTCAGGAAGAACCTCACGACTTCTGTTCTATCTGCATTTCTCAATTTTGTGCTAGTGCCAGGATCTGAGGTGCATTCACGATTGTCGTCCTACCTTCCCAAGGtgagaaaaaatgtttttatgacaACATTTAAATAGATTTTGGAAATTTAAGTGTTTAAACATATTTCAAAGAGAATGATTTCTTAATTTTGTTGGTGGAATAAATCACCCAACAATTTATTAATATCTTGTGAAACAGTGGTATATCTGATTTTGGACGTTCAACTCTGTTTTCACAATTGCTCTGATGCATAGTTTTAAACCACATACTTTTGTCTTTTTCTAGGTtttgtttctaatttgatttaaaaGGTGACATCTTTTTGTATACCGTGAATAAATGAAGTGCATTTAAACTTGGTGAACTAATTGGATGTGGGCGGCGGTTGGCATTTCATTCTGAGGTCGTTTGTCTCATCAAATAATATGGCATCTAATATAAACAAGATATATTGTGTGTAACTCTTAAAAGTTTTGCTGAATGTTGTAGGAGGATGAAAATGATATGGAAGTTGATTCTGCTACATCTAGTGCTCAAGCTCCTGCAAAACACTCCTTACCAGAGATTGAGATATATTGCTATTTACTTGTATTGATATTTCTGATTGATCAGAAGAGATACAGTGAGGTATAGtagtatatttaaatttatgcaAGGCTTCCATAACTAGATTATGTTTTGAGCGTGTGTTAATCTATTGACGATTCTTTGATACATTAGGCCAAGGCTTGTTCTTCTGCAAGCATAGCACGTCTAAAGAATCTTAATAGGCGAACTGTTGATGTCCTAGCATCCAGGCTTTACTTTTACTACAGTCTAAGCTATGAACTTACTGGCGATCTTGCTGAAATACGTGGGTATGCCTATGTTTTACTCTTCTAAATTTCTTTCATAGCCTTTGATACCCTAACTCTTTTTCTGATGCGCAGATACTGTAGTTTGAAAAACAAGGAACTGGGATGCTATATATCTTCTTCTTTGCAACTTTAACTGTGTTGATTATGAACCGATTGTGTTATCTGATAGAGATTCTCATATTTTTTTCAGTAGTCTTCTTGCTCTGCACCGAATTGCTACTTTGCGACATGACGAGTTGGGCCAGGTTGGTGGTTGTTGAATCAGCAATTAACTTTGTTAACTTGGGTGTTGGTGTTCTTGTGAGTGATGATGTGGTAATGGCATGATGCAGGAAACTCTTCTGAATCTGTTGCTTAGGAATTATCTCCATTACAACTTATATGATCAAGCTGAAAAACTGAGATCAAAGGCTCCTCGTTTTGAAGCTCACTCAAATCAGCAGGCAACTCTAGAAACACAGCTCTAATCATTTTATACTTGTCAATATGAAACCTGGATTGTTTCTTTCTGAATATAATTGATCAATTAATAAAATGATTGGTTTGACTTATAGCCTAATATAGAGTGGAATGTAATATTGATATAAAGAGGAGATTAGAATGTTGTAAATTCAgtacatgaaataatttatctttaaataatCTGGGGCTCGTAGATTGTTGTCAATATCCTCAACATTAAGTGCTTGAACTGTTAGTGTAGAAAGAGATTGATAGACCAGATTAACATCACACATCTATAAGAAATGGAAAAGGATCTAATATATGGTTGTTTCAAACAATCACGCTTTAATGTTGTAAATTTAGTGATTTTGTCTCTCCGTAAATGCAGCATTTCTGTCAGAGCTCATTTTCTCTTTACATGTGTCAAAAACTTTTACTGTTCCAGGAATAACTGTCGTCTCTGTCATTTGATTAACTCTGCCTGTATTCTCTTCAGTTCTGTAGGTATCTCTTTTACCTCGGAAAGATCAGGACAATTCAATTGGAGTACACTGATGCCAAAGAATCACTCCTGCAAGCTTCTAGGAAAGCACCTGCTTCTGCTCTTGGTTTCCGAGTTCAATGCAACAAGTGGGCTATAATTGTCCGCTTACTGCTTGGAGAGATTCCAGAAAGAACTGTTTTTATGCAGAAAGGGATGGAAAAAGCTCTGAGGCCTTACTTTGAGCTTACAAATGTGAGTATGAATCTATTAAAGTTCGTAATAATTGTCGACAATCATGAAGAATGAAGAGATACCATTTATACTCAAATGAAATTGATGATCTCATTCATGAGGAAGCCATTGAAGGCTTTCCACACATTTAATTGCGTTTGTAGAAataaggaaatttttttttgttttttattttgttgtaaTGCTTTAATTCTATTAGGTTAACGGTCACTAGTATTGTCTAGAGTCAACAGTTTCTGTTATCTATTTATATAAACAAATTCTGAATTTGT includes:
- the LOC140984654 gene encoding probable 26S proteasome non-ATPase regulatory subunit 3; amino-acid sequence: MTEDIEMKEQRPTSSNSVVTSSPSPLQHLKDIASLVETGAYTREVRRIARAIRLTIQLRKNLTTSVLSAFLNFVLVPGSEVHSRLSSYLPKEDENDMEVDSATSSAQAPAKHSLPEIEIYCYLLVLIFLIDQKRYSEAKACSSASIARLKNLNRRTVDVLASRLYFYYSLSYELTGDLAEIRGSLLALHRIATLRHDELGQETLLNLLLRNYLHYNLYDQAEKLRSKAPRFEAHSNQQFCRYLFYLGKIRTIQLEYTDAKESLLQASRKAPASALGFRVQCNKWAIIVRLLLGEIPERTVFMQKGMEKALRPYFELTNAVRIGDLELFKTVAEKFSSSFSSDRTNNLIVRLRHNVIRTGLRNISISYSKISLFDVAKKLRLDSPNPVADAESIVSKAIRDGAIDATLDHANGWMVSKETGDIYSTNEPQIAFNSRIAFCLNMHNEAVRALRFPPNSHKEKESAEKRRERHQQEQELAKHIAEEDDDEF